From one Lotus japonicus ecotype B-129 chromosome 3, LjGifu_v1.2 genomic stretch:
- the LOC130743073 gene encoding auxin-responsive protein SAUR68-like — MINAKRLMEMARKWQKMAAGKRKRISYPRHEVNTHSNSATNKGHFVVYSIDHKRFVVPLKFLSTKIFRELLKWSEEEFGLPANGPIMLPCDGVFLDYVISLVQECIPEDVEKALITFMAACHNDASSSSNCIGQNDERIIIYGF; from the coding sequence ATGATCAATGCAAAAAGGCTAATGGAAATGGCAAGAAAGTGGCAGAAAATGGCAGCAGGGAAACGCAAGAGAATTTCATACCCGAGACACGAAGTGAACACGCATTCTAATTCAGCAACAAACAAGGGTCACTTTGTTGTTTACAGCATCGATCACAAGCGATTTGTTGTTCCCCTAAAGTTTCTTAGcacaaaaatcttcagagagcTTCTAAAATGGTCAGAGGAAGAGTTTGGATTACCTGCAAATGGACCTATCATGTTACCGTGTGATGGTGTTTTCTTGGACTATGTGATTTCTTTAGTTCAAGAATGCATCCCTGAAGATGTGGAGAAGGCTTTGATCACATTCATGGCTGCATGTCACAATGACGCATCATCATCTTCTAATTGTATTGGGCAAAATGATGAAAGAATAATTATCTATGGCTTTTGA
- the LOC130747730 gene encoding expansin-like A2, which produces MAFFLCFFFFLLASSSASACDRCSHQSKAAYFSKASALSSGACGYDSLALGLSGGHLAAGVPSLFKSGAGCGACYQLRCKNPTLCKKEGARVVLTDLNPNNQTEFVLSSRAFVAMAQDGKGQQILKLGIVDIEYKRVACEFKNQNLAVRVEESSKKPDYLAIKFLYQGGQTEIVGVDVAQVGSSNWRFMSRNHGAVWDTSRVPQGPLQFRLVVTAGYDGKWVWAQKVLPLDWKNGVIYDSGVKITEIAQEGCFPCDDGTW; this is translated from the exons ATGGCTTTCTttctctgcttcttcttcttccttcttgcttcaTCATCTGCCTCTGCTTGTGATCGCTGCTCGCATCAATCCAAGGCTGCCTATTTCTCCAAAGCTTCTGCTCTTTCAT CTGGGGCATGTGGATATGACTCTTTGGCACTGGGCTTGAGTGGTGGACACCTTGCAGCTGGTGTTCCTTCCCTCTTCAAAAGTGGGGCTGGCTGTGGTGCTTGCTATCAG CTAAGATGCAAGAACCCAACTCTGTGCAAAAAAGAAGGTGCCAGAGTGGTATTGACTGATCTTAATCCCAATAATCAAACTGAGTTTGTCCTCAGCAGCAGAGCCTTTGTGGCCATGGCTCAGGATGGTAAAGGCCAACAGATTTTGAAGCTTGGCATTGTTGACATTGAATACAAGCG AGTAGCATGTGAATTCAAAAATCAGAACTTGGCTGTTCGAGTAGAAGAATCAAGCAAAAAACCAGATTACTTAGCAATCAAATTTTTGTATCAAGGGGGACAAACAGAGATAGTAGGTGTTGATGTAGCTCAG GTGGGATCTTCAAACTGGAGGTTCATGAGCAGAAACCATGGGGCAGTGTGGGACACAAGCAGGGTCCCTCAAGGTCCATTGCAATTCAGGCTAGTGGTAACAGCAGGGTATGACGGAAAATGGGTTTGGGCCCAGAAGGTTCTTCCTCTTGACTGGAAAAATGGAGTGATATATGACTCTGGTGTGAAGATAACAGAAATTGCACAAGAAGGTTGTTTCCCCTGTGATGATGGAACCTGGTGA